The following proteins are encoded in a genomic region of Lactiplantibacillus plantarum:
- the priA gene encoding primosomal protein N': protein MAQIAQVLVDVPTMQTNRPYSYRIPTAWQSQVQPGMRVVVPFGRGKRRVQGFVLALDDVTNFDGELKPIDAVVDLAPVLNTEALALTKWLAASTFSFQITCAQTMLPAVMRAKYEKQLRTTATTPATIRTTLFGDQSMVPFDDVATTPAIVSQLLRLQAAGQVDVYYQVKNQARRKTQTAVKAALTNEALQAAVDQVRAGATQQLAVLQGLLTLNGEQLSQKAFCTRFDVTDGAIRTAVQKGWLKKVAVEVYRDPYATSDIKTTKALQLNDEQQVAVDQITQAVDQAATTTFLLEGVTGSGKTEVYLQSMAAALAQGKTALMLVPEISLTPQMVQRVKGRFGKAVAVLHSGLSSGEKYDEWRRIQRGEAQVVVGARSAVFAPLKNLGLIVMDEEHESTYKQDDAPRYHARQVALWRSRYHNCPVVLGSATPSLETRARAEKGVYQRLLLADRVNRRPLPKVSIIDMKKEMQQHAESNFSAPLLVALQDRLERHEQSVLMLNRRGYSSFVLCRDCGFVLKCPNCDISLTLHMDTHTMKCHYCGHEEAIPRNCPNCHSRQIRYYGTGTEKVEEELQDLLPDANIIRMDNDTTRKKGAHAKLLAQFGSGEADILIGTQMIAKGLDFPNVTLVGVLNADTALGLPDFRASERTFQLLTQVSGRAGRAEKSGHVYIQTFNPDHYAIRFAQHHDYEGFFKYEMQMRHRGGYPPYYFTVQITASDLDEGVAAKRMYQLLQWLRPRLAPSTILLGPTPKPIARVNRRYYYQIVIKYKQEPNLAQTLTTLLHETQAQQRQGLQIGIDVEPLHFM, encoded by the coding sequence GTGGCACAAATTGCCCAAGTATTAGTCGATGTGCCCACTATGCAGACAAATCGACCTTATAGTTATCGAATTCCAACCGCCTGGCAATCACAAGTGCAACCCGGCATGCGCGTCGTGGTGCCGTTCGGCCGTGGTAAACGGCGGGTGCAGGGGTTTGTGTTAGCTCTTGATGACGTTACTAACTTTGATGGTGAGCTGAAACCAATCGACGCGGTCGTTGACCTAGCACCGGTTCTGAATACTGAAGCCTTAGCACTGACCAAGTGGTTGGCTGCCAGCACGTTTTCATTTCAGATTACCTGTGCACAGACCATGCTGCCGGCGGTCATGCGTGCAAAGTATGAAAAACAGTTGCGAACAACAGCAACAACGCCCGCGACGATTCGAACGACGCTGTTTGGGGACCAATCGATGGTGCCGTTTGATGACGTCGCCACGACGCCGGCAATCGTCAGCCAGTTATTACGGCTGCAGGCGGCTGGGCAAGTCGATGTGTACTACCAAGTTAAAAATCAAGCACGGCGTAAAACGCAAACGGCGGTGAAAGCGGCCTTAACTAACGAAGCGCTACAGGCTGCAGTGGACCAGGTACGCGCCGGGGCTACACAACAATTGGCGGTGCTCCAGGGGTTGCTCACTTTAAATGGTGAACAGCTCTCGCAAAAGGCGTTTTGTACTCGTTTTGATGTCACGGACGGTGCCATTCGTACAGCAGTACAGAAAGGCTGGCTTAAAAAAGTGGCCGTCGAGGTTTATCGTGATCCCTACGCAACTAGTGATATTAAGACTACCAAGGCGTTACAATTGAATGATGAACAGCAAGTGGCCGTCGATCAGATTACGCAAGCCGTTGACCAAGCCGCAACCACCACGTTCTTGTTAGAGGGTGTGACGGGGAGCGGTAAGACTGAGGTGTACTTGCAATCGATGGCGGCCGCATTGGCACAAGGAAAAACGGCGTTGATGTTAGTGCCGGAGATTTCACTGACACCCCAAATGGTTCAACGCGTGAAGGGGCGCTTTGGTAAAGCTGTTGCCGTTTTGCACAGTGGATTGTCCAGTGGTGAGAAGTATGATGAGTGGCGGCGAATCCAACGAGGTGAGGCTCAGGTGGTGGTTGGCGCACGCTCAGCGGTGTTTGCCCCGCTAAAAAATCTTGGCTTAATCGTGATGGATGAAGAACATGAGAGCACGTATAAGCAGGATGATGCCCCGCGTTATCATGCTCGGCAAGTGGCTTTATGGCGTAGTCGTTACCATAACTGTCCAGTCGTACTGGGTTCGGCGACCCCATCGTTAGAAACGCGCGCCCGCGCAGAAAAGGGCGTTTATCAGCGCTTACTGCTTGCGGATCGGGTCAATCGACGGCCCCTTCCTAAGGTTTCAATTATTGATATGAAAAAGGAAATGCAACAACACGCTGAAAGCAATTTCTCAGCACCACTGTTAGTTGCCTTGCAGGATCGGCTTGAACGTCATGAGCAGAGTGTTCTAATGCTCAATCGGCGGGGCTATTCATCGTTTGTGTTGTGCCGAGATTGTGGTTTTGTCTTGAAGTGTCCTAATTGTGATATTTCACTCACGCTACACATGGATACGCACACGATGAAGTGCCATTACTGCGGTCACGAAGAAGCCATTCCGCGGAATTGTCCGAACTGTCATAGTCGTCAGATCCGTTATTATGGGACGGGAACTGAAAAAGTCGAAGAAGAATTGCAAGACTTGCTTCCGGACGCTAACATTATTCGGATGGACAATGATACGACCCGTAAAAAGGGCGCCCATGCCAAGCTTTTAGCACAGTTTGGGAGTGGTGAAGCTGATATTTTGATTGGTACCCAGATGATTGCGAAGGGACTGGATTTTCCTAATGTGACCTTGGTCGGTGTCTTGAATGCCGATACGGCCCTAGGATTGCCGGATTTTCGCGCCAGTGAACGGACCTTCCAACTATTAACCCAGGTGAGTGGTCGAGCTGGACGGGCGGAAAAGAGTGGTCACGTGTATATTCAGACATTTAATCCGGATCATTATGCGATTCGGTTTGCACAACACCACGATTACGAAGGCTTTTTCAAGTATGAGATGCAGATGCGGCACCGGGGTGGTTATCCGCCGTACTACTTTACGGTTCAAATTACAGCGAGTGACTTAGATGAAGGGGTAGCAGCCAAGCGCATGTATCAGTTACTGCAATGGTTACGCCCGCGGTTGGCACCGTCAACGATTCTATTAGGCCCAACGCCCAAGCCGATCGCACGAGTCAATCGCCGTTATTATTATCAAATCGTGATTAAATATAAACAAGAACCCAATTTAGCTCAGACGCTGACAACGCTACTGCATGAGACGCAGGCGCAACAACGACAAGGGCTACAGATTGGAATTGACGTGGAACCCTTACATTTCATGTAA
- the fmt gene encoding methionyl-tRNA formyltransferase yields the protein MTSIVFMGTPAFAAPILESLIKEQYQVLGVVTQPDRKVGRKHVLTASPVKEVAVAHDIPVFQPEKISGSPEMQQIIDLQPDLIVTAAFGQFLPTKLLKAAKIGAVNVHGSLLPKYRGGAPVQYSIINGESETGITIIYMVKKMDAGDMLAQRAIPIEKNDDTGTMFDKLSLVGRDLLLETLPKLIAGEITAVPQDESQVTFAPNIRPEQEVLDFFTKTAVEIDNQVRGMRPAPIAYAVLDGKRTKFWDVTPLADEVVTQAPGQVVRKTKHELVIAAADHTAIAINQLQPAGKPKMTITDYLNGAADKFATGEQVINK from the coding sequence ATGACATCAATCGTTTTTATGGGAACGCCCGCGTTTGCGGCACCGATTCTCGAAAGTTTAATTAAAGAACAATACCAGGTACTAGGCGTTGTGACCCAGCCAGACCGAAAAGTTGGTCGCAAACACGTCTTAACAGCTTCGCCAGTCAAAGAAGTCGCGGTTGCCCATGATATTCCCGTCTTCCAACCGGAAAAGATTAGTGGTAGTCCTGAAATGCAACAGATTATTGACTTGCAGCCCGATTTAATTGTGACGGCCGCCTTTGGACAGTTTTTACCAACAAAATTGTTGAAAGCTGCCAAAATTGGTGCCGTTAATGTCCATGGCTCGTTGTTGCCTAAGTATCGTGGTGGCGCGCCTGTTCAATATTCAATTATCAACGGTGAGTCTGAAACTGGAATTACTATCATTTACATGGTTAAAAAGATGGATGCGGGCGATATGCTGGCGCAGCGTGCGATTCCAATTGAAAAAAACGATGACACCGGGACGATGTTTGATAAGTTGAGCTTAGTTGGTCGCGACTTGTTACTGGAAACGTTGCCCAAGTTGATTGCTGGCGAAATTACGGCGGTGCCACAGGATGAATCCCAAGTGACCTTTGCACCGAACATTCGGCCAGAACAAGAGGTTTTAGACTTCTTTACAAAAACGGCCGTTGAAATTGATAATCAAGTTCGGGGCATGCGGCCAGCACCAATCGCCTATGCGGTCTTGGATGGAAAGCGCACGAAGTTCTGGGATGTGACCCCCTTAGCTGACGAAGTGGTCACGCAAGCTCCTGGACAAGTGGTTCGCAAGACGAAACATGAGCTTGTGATTGCAGCTGCTGACCACACAGCGATTGCAATCAATCAGTTGCAGCCAGCTGGTAAACCGAAGATGACAATTACAGACTATTTAAATGGGGCGGCAGATAAGTTCGCTACCGGAGAGCAGGTTATTAATAAATGA
- the rsmB gene encoding 16S rRNA (cytosine(967)-C(5))-methyltransferase RsmB, with translation MSTVGNTPRWLAVAALAKIKNGAYSNLQLNQLINDHQMDRRDINLLTNMVYGVIQHRLTLEYWLTPFVRHPHQIDPWVRELLLSALYQWQYLDKIPQRAVFNETIEIAKVKGHPGIRRFVTGVLHQMDRSGLPSFDAIKDPDERLSVTYSMPIWLIQELRRQLGAEKMERILSSLNQPAKQALRVNPALSTVEDVTTALINDGLTITPSEISPLGLIATDGQAINTEAMRYGMFTVQDESAQLVVPALNPQPNDRVLDACAAPGGKTTQIAASLDAEQGGTVVALDIHANKVKLIGQNAARMHVADRVEATELDARKVETQFNAESFDRILVDAPCSGLGLMRRKPEIRYEKQLQDSLNLQRIQLAILTAVAPTLKKGGIMTYSTCTILQQENQDVITKFLADHPDFELQTTPTERDLKTDRTEKTLSIYPDDYLSDGFFIACLRKK, from the coding sequence ATGAGTACAGTTGGTAATACCCCCCGCTGGTTAGCGGTCGCCGCCTTAGCGAAGATTAAGAACGGTGCATATTCAAATTTGCAATTAAACCAGTTAATCAATGATCATCAGATGGATCGGCGTGACATTAATCTGCTGACAAATATGGTTTACGGTGTCATTCAACATCGGTTGACTCTCGAATACTGGTTGACCCCGTTTGTTCGACATCCGCACCAGATTGACCCCTGGGTACGGGAGCTCTTATTGAGCGCATTGTATCAATGGCAGTATCTGGATAAGATTCCACAACGGGCCGTTTTCAACGAAACGATTGAAATTGCTAAGGTCAAAGGTCACCCTGGCATTCGGCGGTTTGTAACCGGCGTCTTACATCAAATGGATCGCTCAGGACTACCGAGTTTTGATGCGATTAAAGATCCTGATGAACGGTTGAGTGTGACTTATAGCATGCCAATATGGTTGATTCAAGAATTGCGGCGTCAATTAGGTGCTGAAAAGATGGAGCGAATCTTATCATCATTGAACCAACCAGCTAAGCAAGCCTTACGTGTCAACCCGGCCTTGTCGACGGTTGAAGATGTGACAACGGCGCTGATTAATGATGGTTTGACAATTACGCCGAGTGAAATCTCACCGTTAGGGCTGATTGCAACGGATGGTCAGGCCATTAATACTGAAGCGATGCGGTATGGCATGTTCACAGTTCAAGATGAAAGTGCACAATTAGTTGTGCCAGCACTCAATCCGCAGCCGAATGATCGAGTCTTGGATGCTTGTGCGGCCCCCGGGGGCAAGACGACCCAGATTGCGGCTAGTTTAGATGCTGAGCAGGGTGGCACAGTCGTTGCCCTTGATATTCATGCCAATAAAGTGAAACTGATCGGTCAAAATGCGGCGCGCATGCACGTTGCTGATCGCGTTGAGGCCACCGAACTCGATGCCCGTAAAGTTGAGACGCAGTTTAATGCTGAAAGTTTTGATCGAATTTTAGTCGATGCTCCGTGTTCGGGACTGGGATTGATGCGCCGGAAGCCTGAGATTCGCTATGAGAAACAGTTGCAGGATAGTTTGAACTTGCAACGAATTCAGCTGGCAATTTTGACAGCGGTCGCCCCAACCTTGAAAAAAGGTGGTATCATGACGTATAGTACGTGCACGATTTTGCAACAGGAAAATCAGGATGTGATTACCAAATTCTTAGCGGATCACCCAGATTTTGAGCTGCAAACAACGCCAACTGAACGAGACTTGAAAACTGATCGAACGGAAAAGACTTTGTCGATTTATCCCGATGATTATTTATCCGACGGCTTTTTCATTGCTTGTTTGCGAAAAAAATAA
- a CDS encoding Stp1/IreP family PP2C-type Ser/Thr phosphatase yields MDFAYRSDIGQQREENEDYVGFFQNKAGINFAIVADGIGGHQGGDVASEMAVSHMGFRFENTTFKEPNDAVKWLASEVQDENQHIIEKAREFSDLNGMGTTMVAALLFDQKFLMANIGDSRGYLFRDGQLHQLTEDHSLVNELVKRGEISAEQARQHPQKNIITRTLGISPDADIDTNLYQIQPGDQLLLCSDGLTNMVTDQQLATVLATTQTSTQKCETLIKLANAAGGKDNITALLMALDGEVASK; encoded by the coding sequence ATGGATTTTGCATACCGGTCGGATATTGGCCAACAACGTGAAGAAAATGAGGACTATGTCGGCTTTTTTCAAAATAAAGCGGGCATCAATTTTGCAATTGTTGCGGACGGTATTGGTGGCCACCAGGGGGGCGATGTCGCTTCCGAGATGGCAGTCTCGCACATGGGTTTTCGGTTTGAAAATACAACATTCAAGGAACCCAATGATGCCGTCAAGTGGCTAGCAAGTGAAGTTCAAGATGAAAATCAGCATATTATTGAAAAGGCCCGTGAATTTTCAGATCTAAACGGCATGGGTACGACAATGGTCGCCGCTTTGCTTTTTGATCAAAAGTTTTTGATGGCTAACATTGGTGATAGTCGGGGCTATCTTTTTCGCGATGGGCAACTCCACCAACTGACGGAGGATCATTCTTTAGTCAATGAGTTGGTCAAGCGAGGAGAGATTTCAGCCGAACAGGCCCGACAACATCCGCAGAAAAATATTATTACGCGGACACTAGGCATCTCACCAGATGCGGATATCGATACGAACCTTTACCAGATACAACCTGGGGACCAATTGTTATTATGTTCAGATGGGCTGACGAATATGGTGACTGACCAACAGCTTGCGACGGTTTTGGCAACGACGCAGACTTCGACCCAGAAGTGTGAGACGTTGATCAAATTAGCCAATGCAGCTGGTGGTAAGGATAACATTACGGCGCTGCTGATGGCGCTTGATGGTGAGGTGGCCAGTAAATGA
- the pknB gene encoding Stk1 family PASTA domain-containing Ser/Thr kinase yields MTPNYTLSGRYRIVRSLGEGGMANVYLAHDLILDRDVAVKLLRLDLRDDPKTIKRFQREALATTELVHPHIVSLYDIGEENGMQYLVMEYVKGMDLKNYIKENFPLPLQQVIDIMEQILSAVATAHAHNIIHRDLKPQNILIDEQGNAKITDFGIAVALSEHTMTQTNTILGSVHYLSPEQARGSMATKQSDIYSLGIILYEMLTGSVPFKGETAVSIALKHFQNAMPSVREFDADIPQALENVVLQATTKDPRERYATVEDMAADLLTVLASNRAGEKRFVPQDVGNDETKIMPSADIQAAIAANQDGKTQVVAHKSKQPTLQRPAETTESQTDADEEPLPTRSWSKRHPLRRRLLFWGGIILLLVVAVIVGLELSRPQMTTVPKVTGLSQRAATKVLKKHHLTVGTVQHAKSNQVAKNQVIKSTPSVKTRVQERARINLVISNGAKVMSFGNYVNDNYHDVRQTLKSAGFKVKETYSTSSVAAGQIISQDVVAGSRVMPTDTTVTFTVSAGSRYVELKDLTGESKSDILDYAEANDLNVNFKQGYSSEQKAGYSYDQDPDGGGNVRTGSTITVTMSRGSDNNVTTPQNFYVKLTVPYKALSATTAQANDVKIYLYDDTHMIETVYRDIAIMRSTKISLPFQLTGNTKGHYRIVRNGVTIMEKKNITSKNATK; encoded by the coding sequence ATGACACCCAACTATACCCTTAGCGGACGATATCGGATCGTTCGGTCCTTAGGTGAAGGTGGGATGGCCAACGTTTACTTGGCACATGACTTAATATTAGATCGTGATGTTGCGGTCAAACTGCTCCGGTTAGACTTACGTGATGATCCTAAGACCATCAAGCGATTCCAACGTGAGGCACTGGCAACGACGGAACTTGTTCACCCCCACATTGTCAGTTTGTACGATATTGGCGAAGAAAATGGCATGCAATACTTGGTCATGGAATACGTCAAAGGGATGGATCTTAAAAATTATATTAAAGAGAACTTTCCGTTACCGTTACAGCAAGTAATCGACATCATGGAGCAGATATTAAGTGCCGTGGCAACGGCCCACGCGCATAATATTATTCATCGGGATTTAAAACCACAAAATATTTTAATTGATGAGCAGGGCAATGCTAAAATCACTGATTTCGGCATTGCGGTCGCGTTATCTGAACATACCATGACGCAGACTAACACGATTTTAGGTTCGGTCCATTATTTGTCACCGGAACAGGCCCGCGGTAGCATGGCGACAAAACAATCGGATATCTATTCGTTAGGGATTATTTTATATGAGATGTTAACAGGCTCAGTTCCTTTCAAGGGTGAGACGGCAGTTTCCATTGCGTTAAAGCATTTTCAAAATGCAATGCCATCCGTGCGAGAGTTTGATGCGGATATTCCGCAGGCACTTGAAAACGTCGTCTTGCAGGCGACAACGAAAGATCCACGGGAACGTTATGCTACGGTCGAGGACATGGCCGCTGACTTATTGACGGTGCTTGCTAGTAACCGTGCGGGCGAAAAGCGCTTTGTACCGCAAGATGTCGGTAATGATGAGACTAAGATCATGCCCAGTGCGGATATTCAAGCAGCAATTGCGGCCAATCAAGACGGTAAGACCCAGGTCGTGGCGCATAAAAGCAAGCAACCAACACTCCAGCGCCCGGCTGAAACGACTGAGAGTCAGACAGATGCTGATGAAGAACCGTTACCAACACGTTCTTGGTCCAAACGACATCCGTTGCGGCGTCGGCTCCTCTTTTGGGGCGGTATTATTTTGTTATTAGTCGTGGCCGTGATCGTCGGTTTGGAATTAAGTCGGCCACAGATGACGACGGTGCCGAAAGTAACGGGCTTAAGTCAGCGTGCCGCAACTAAGGTCCTCAAAAAACACCATCTCACGGTCGGGACTGTTCAACATGCTAAAAGTAATCAGGTAGCCAAAAATCAGGTGATCAAATCAACGCCCAGTGTTAAGACGCGGGTCCAAGAACGTGCTCGCATTAATTTGGTTATCAGTAACGGTGCCAAGGTTATGAGCTTTGGTAATTATGTCAATGATAATTACCATGATGTTCGACAGACGCTTAAATCGGCGGGATTCAAAGTTAAGGAAACTTACAGTACGTCGTCGGTTGCAGCAGGACAAATCATCAGTCAGGATGTTGTCGCTGGTAGTCGCGTGATGCCGACAGATACGACGGTGACGTTTACGGTCAGCGCTGGTAGCCGCTACGTCGAGCTAAAAGATTTAACTGGTGAGAGCAAGAGCGATATTCTGGACTATGCTGAGGCAAATGATCTTAATGTTAACTTTAAGCAGGGCTACTCTTCGGAACAGAAGGCAGGTTATTCCTATGATCAAGATCCAGATGGCGGTGGCAATGTCCGGACTGGGTCGACTATTACGGTGACCATGTCAAGGGGCAGTGATAATAACGTGACGACACCACAGAATTTTTATGTTAAACTAACGGTGCCATACAAAGCGTTATCGGCCACCACTGCCCAGGCCAACGATGTTAAGATTTATTTGTATGATGATACCCATATGATTGAGACCGTTTATCGCGATATTGCAATCATGCGGTCGACTAAGATTAGTTTACCGTTTCAGCTGACCGGTAATACGAAGGGGCATTACCGAATCGTGCGTAACGGGGTTACGATCATGGAAAAGAAGAATATTACAAGCAAAAATGCAACAAAATAA
- the rsgA gene encoding ribosome small subunit-dependent GTPase A translates to MKIGQIRQSLSGFYDVYADGQMYRTRARGNFRKRRITPLVGDNVEFDAATPQEGYVLNILDRQTQLVRPPVANVDLGIVVTATTEQEFSTNLLDRQLVALAVAGIEPLLYFAKTDLLTDEVYQQRLTLADAYRQIGYQVICERTAFSPAALAAVKTALAGHVAVVMGQTGAGKSTLLNHLQPGLALATGEISQALNRGKHTTRKVSLIPIADGLVADTPGFSSYEVFDIAANELPHYFPEFVRLSADCKYRGCVHINEPQCAVKQALAAGELLASRYDNYLQFYETIKNKRVIYNKKK, encoded by the coding sequence TTGAAAATTGGACAAATTCGGCAATCGCTAAGCGGCTTTTATGACGTTTATGCTGATGGCCAAATGTATCGGACCCGTGCACGCGGGAATTTCCGGAAGCGGCGGATTACGCCACTTGTCGGCGACAATGTGGAGTTTGATGCGGCGACCCCACAAGAGGGCTACGTGTTAAATATTCTTGATCGACAGACCCAGTTGGTACGGCCGCCAGTGGCTAATGTTGATTTAGGTATCGTGGTAACCGCTACAACGGAACAAGAATTTTCAACGAATTTATTGGATCGACAACTGGTAGCTTTGGCAGTGGCAGGTATTGAACCATTACTCTACTTTGCGAAGACTGATTTACTAACCGATGAGGTGTACCAACAACGATTAACATTAGCGGACGCTTATCGGCAGATTGGTTACCAGGTCATCTGCGAACGAACCGCATTTTCACCGGCCGCCTTAGCCGCAGTTAAAACGGCTCTGGCTGGTCATGTGGCGGTTGTCATGGGCCAAACTGGTGCTGGTAAGTCAACACTGCTAAATCATTTACAACCAGGGCTGGCGTTAGCGACTGGTGAAATCTCGCAGGCGCTGAATCGTGGGAAACATACGACCCGTAAAGTCAGCTTGATCCCGATTGCGGATGGGTTGGTCGCTGATACGCCGGGTTTCTCATCCTATGAAGTTTTCGATATTGCCGCTAACGAGTTGCCCCATTATTTTCCAGAGTTTGTGCGACTTAGCGCTGATTGCAAATACCGAGGCTGTGTGCATATTAACGAACCGCAATGTGCGGTTAAACAGGCATTGGCAGCTGGGGAGCTGTTAGCAAGTCGCTATGATAATTATTTACAATTCTATGAAACCATTAAAAATAAAAGAGTAATCTATAATAAGAAAAAGTGA
- the rpe gene encoding ribulose-phosphate 3-epimerase, with protein MIKVAPSILSADFANLQRDVQMAENAGADALHIDVMDGQFVPNLSFGMSTVADLRPVTSLMLDCHLMIMDPERFVGQFAKAGADLIGVHVESTRHIYHALQLIKDAGVKAEVVVNPGTPLSMISELLPLVDQVLIMTVNPGFGGQHFLDQMVAKIAALNELKQQHGYQFEIEVDGGINDQTVKACYDAGATVAVAGSYVYDSADPAQRIQDLKVATN; from the coding sequence ATGATTAAAGTTGCCCCTTCAATTTTAAGTGCAGATTTTGCGAACCTTCAACGTGACGTTCAGATGGCTGAAAATGCCGGTGCCGATGCGTTGCATATTGACGTGATGGATGGTCAGTTTGTCCCCAACTTGTCATTCGGAATGAGTACTGTGGCGGATTTACGGCCAGTAACGTCATTAATGTTAGATTGTCATTTAATGATTATGGACCCAGAGCGGTTTGTTGGGCAGTTTGCAAAGGCCGGTGCAGATTTGATTGGTGTGCACGTTGAAAGTACCCGTCACATTTATCACGCCTTACAATTAATCAAAGATGCTGGTGTGAAAGCCGAAGTGGTCGTGAACCCCGGAACACCACTCAGCATGATTAGTGAATTATTGCCACTAGTGGATCAAGTTTTGATTATGACCGTCAATCCTGGTTTTGGTGGTCAACATTTTCTGGACCAAATGGTTGCTAAAATTGCGGCGTTGAACGAATTGAAGCAACAACACGGTTATCAATTTGAGATTGAAGTTGATGGTGGAATCAACGACCAGACCGTCAAGGCGTGCTATGACGCTGGTGCTACGGTCGCTGTTGCTGGTTCGTATGTCTATGACAGTGCGGACCCAGCGCAACGTATTCAAGATTTGAAGGTGGCGACCAATTAA
- a CDS encoding thiamine diphosphokinase, giving the protein MATIVNLLVGGPTANYPADLTTIPGPWVGADRGALRLVKRGIQPVMVVGDFDSIDAAELQTVKDALVGAVVVKPDQDHTDTQLAIKSIFEQLQPDEVHLYGATGGRLDHLLANMWLVLDPVFRQWAPQIKLIDKQNSVRFFLPGDYQITKEADKRYLAFVPLMPMHLTLPDEKYQLDAAYNAYPISWASNEFSGNTGHFSFDAGVLAVIQSRDDSMADA; this is encoded by the coding sequence ATGGCAACCATCGTAAACTTACTGGTTGGCGGACCGACCGCTAATTATCCAGCAGATTTAACGACGATTCCAGGACCATGGGTCGGCGCTGACCGTGGCGCGTTGCGTTTGGTGAAACGTGGTATCCAGCCCGTGATGGTCGTAGGTGATTTTGATTCAATTGATGCGGCTGAACTCCAGACTGTCAAAGATGCGTTGGTGGGCGCTGTCGTTGTCAAACCCGACCAAGACCATACGGATACACAATTGGCGATTAAATCCATTTTCGAGCAGTTGCAACCGGATGAAGTGCATCTATATGGTGCCACGGGTGGTCGGTTAGACCATTTACTGGCCAATATGTGGTTAGTACTTGATCCGGTATTTCGTCAGTGGGCTCCGCAGATCAAACTGATTGATAAGCAAAATTCGGTTCGGTTCTTTCTACCAGGGGACTACCAGATTACGAAGGAAGCGGATAAACGCTATTTGGCGTTTGTACCGCTGATGCCGATGCATCTCACGTTACCCGATGAGAAGTATCAGTTGGACGCTGCTTATAATGCGTACCCGATTTCATGGGCCAGTAACGAATTCAGTGGCAATACTGGTCACTTTAGCTTTGATGCGGGGGTTCTAGCTGTTATTCAAAGTCGTGATGACAGCATGGCGGATGCGTAG
- the rpmB gene encoding 50S ribosomal protein L28 — MAKDYVTGKRTHFGNTRSHALNHSRRSWKANLQKVRILVDGKPKKVWVSARTLKSGKVTRV, encoded by the coding sequence ATGGCAAAAGACTACGTTACAGGCAAACGGACGCACTTTGGTAACACGCGTTCTCACGCTTTAAACCACAGCCGCCGCAGCTGGAAAGCTAACTTGCAAAAAGTTCGCATTTTAGTTGATGGTAAACCAAAGAAGGTTTGGGTTTCAGCTCGGACTTTGAAATCAGGTAAAGTTACGCGCGTTTAG
- a CDS encoding Asp23/Gls24 family envelope stress response protein, whose product MAVKIKTQFGTIDIDNDVIATVVGGAATDNYGVVGMASRNQIRDNVNEILRRENYARGVVVRQEDNGVAIDVNIIVSYGTKISEVSRNVQAKVKYNLQNMLGVTANSVNVIVQGVRVMND is encoded by the coding sequence ATGGCTGTCAAAATCAAAACGCAATTTGGAACCATTGATATTGATAATGATGTTATCGCGACGGTCGTCGGTGGCGCCGCAACGGATAACTACGGGGTTGTCGGTATGGCGAGTCGGAACCAGATTCGTGATAATGTTAATGAAATTTTACGCCGCGAAAACTATGCGCGCGGTGTGGTTGTTCGCCAAGAGGATAATGGGGTGGCTATTGATGTCAACATTATCGTCAGTTATGGGACCAAAATTTCAGAAGTCTCACGCAATGTCCAAGCCAAGGTCAAATATAACTTACAAAACATGCTTGGCGTTACGGCCAATTCGGTCAACGTCATTGTCCAAGGTGTCCGGGTAATGAACGACTAA